In Pedobacter sp. W3I1, one DNA window encodes the following:
- a CDS encoding trans-aconitate 2-methyltransferase → MEKGERKNVYKVYNKMGKWFAENRYAGLAEKNYLDDLLKQLPPNANILDLGCGSGKPILEYLISQNVKVLGVDASEQMLEIARLNFPGTPFMLKDMRKLDLGEKFDAIIAWHSFFHLPAVDQPGMFSIFRHHLKPNGILLFTSGTDRGEVWGMNGGENLFHDSLDTDEYRSLLESNHFEVLSHIINDPDCGGANVWMAQYKP, encoded by the coding sequence ATGGAAAAAGGAGAACGCAAAAACGTATATAAGGTTTACAATAAGATGGGTAAGTGGTTTGCCGAAAATCGTTATGCTGGTTTAGCGGAGAAAAACTATCTGGACGACTTACTTAAGCAGCTGCCTCCAAATGCAAATATTTTAGATTTGGGCTGCGGCAGCGGAAAACCTATACTGGAATATCTGATCAGTCAAAATGTAAAAGTTCTGGGAGTAGATGCCAGTGAGCAGATGCTCGAAATAGCCAGGCTAAACTTTCCCGGCACACCATTTATGCTGAAAGATATGCGTAAACTGGACCTGGGTGAAAAATTCGATGCGATAATTGCCTGGCATAGTTTTTTTCATCTCCCGGCAGTTGATCAACCCGGTATGTTTAGTATTTTTAGGCATCACCTTAAACCCAATGGCATTTTGTTGTTTACCTCAGGAACCGATAGAGGAGAGGTTTGGGGCATGAACGGTGGTGAAAACTTATTTCATGATTCTTTAGATACAGATGAATATCGATCATTGCTTGAATCCAATCATTTTGAAGTGCTTAGCCATATAATAAACGACCCCGATTGTGGTGGCGCAAATGTTTGGATGGCACAATATAAACCCTGA
- a CDS encoding VF530 family DNA-binding protein yields the protein MAEQQKNNPLHGITLEKIVTDLQLHYGWEKLGSLIRIDCFNNNQTIKSSLKFLRRMPWARKKVEELYLDTFHK from the coding sequence ATGGCCGAACAACAAAAAAACAATCCATTACACGGTATCACATTAGAGAAAATTGTAACCGATCTTCAGCTACACTATGGTTGGGAAAAACTGGGATCACTAATCAGGATCGATTGCTTTAATAACAACCAGACGATAAAATCGAGCCTGAAATTTTTAAGAAGAATGCCCTGGGCCCGTAAAAAAGTAGAGGAATTATATCTTGATACGTTTCATAAATGA